One stretch of Nocardia mangyaensis DNA includes these proteins:
- a CDS encoding sulfate ABC transporter substrate-binding protein: MSRNTWIGSRRRAAAIALTAVAAVALTACGGGASDSTDGDAIVADGSGGTINLYAYAVPKVGFDEVVPEFNKTEAGDGVIVRASYGASGDQSRKVKDGARADVVSFSVEPDITRLVEAGLIDENWNADSTKGVPFGSVVTLVVREGNPKGIRDWDDLLKPGVEVVTPNPFSSGSAKWNLLAPYAAKSEGGKNPQAGLDYLSQLISPEHVRVQPKSGREATEAFLQGTGDVLLSYENEALFSERNGDPIEHVNPPITVKIENPVAVLENAENAAKAIAFRDFLFTTEGQRAWAEAGFRPVDPGVAAEFAADFPTPTQLWTIDDLGGWKTVDEELFAQDTGTIAMIYDQATR; this comes from the coding sequence ATGTCTCGCAACACCTGGATCGGCTCGCGCCGCCGCGCCGCCGCCATCGCGCTCACTGCTGTCGCCGCGGTCGCCCTGACCGCCTGCGGCGGTGGCGCCAGCGATTCGACCGACGGCGACGCCATCGTGGCCGACGGGAGCGGGGGCACCATCAACCTCTACGCCTACGCCGTGCCCAAGGTCGGTTTCGACGAGGTCGTGCCCGAGTTCAACAAGACCGAGGCGGGCGACGGCGTCATCGTCCGGGCGTCCTACGGCGCCTCGGGCGACCAGTCGCGCAAGGTGAAGGACGGCGCTCGAGCCGACGTGGTGAGCTTCTCGGTCGAGCCCGACATCACCCGCCTGGTCGAGGCGGGCTTGATCGACGAGAACTGGAACGCCGACTCCACCAAGGGCGTCCCGTTCGGCTCGGTCGTCACGCTGGTGGTCCGTGAGGGCAACCCCAAAGGCATCAGGGACTGGGACGACCTGCTGAAGCCGGGGGTCGAGGTCGTCACCCCGAACCCGTTCAGCTCCGGCTCGGCCAAGTGGAACCTGCTGGCGCCGTACGCGGCCAAGAGCGAGGGCGGCAAGAACCCACAGGCGGGTCTGGACTACCTGTCGCAGCTGATCTCGCCCGAACATGTGCGGGTGCAGCCCAAGTCGGGCCGCGAAGCCACCGAGGCCTTCCTGCAGGGCACCGGTGACGTGCTGCTGAGCTACGAGAACGAGGCCCTGTTCTCCGAGCGCAACGGCGACCCGATCGAGCACGTCAACCCGCCGATCACTGTCAAGATCGAGAACCCGGTCGCGGTGCTCGAGAACGCCGAGAACGCCGCCAAGGCCATCGCGTTCCGCGACTTCCTGTTCACCACCGAGGGCCAGCGTGCCTGGGCCGAGGCCGGTTTCCGCCCGGTCGACCCGGGCGTGGCCGCCGAGTTCGCCGCCGACTTCCCCACCCCCACCCAGCTGTGGACCATCGATGACCTCGGCGGTTGGAAGACCGTGGACGAGGAGTTGTTCGCGCAGGACACCGGCACGATCGCGATGATCTACGACCAGGCGACCAGGTAA
- a CDS encoding sulfate/molybdate ABC transporter ATP-binding protein translates to MITVTNARKNYGSFAALDDVTIDIPSGELTALLGPSGSGKSTLLRSIAGLESLDSGIVMIAGNDVTHVPPQKRDIGFVFQHYAAFKHMTVRDNVAFGLTIRKRPKKEIDKRVDELLGIVGLDGFQHRYPAQLSGGQRQRMALARALAVDPQVLLLDEPFGALDAKVRTDLRQWLRRLHDEVHVTTVLVTHDQEEALDVADRIAVMNKGRIEQVGSPEDVYDRPANEFVMSFLGAVARLNGHLVRPHDIRVGRDPSMALAEHEGTADSAGVTRATVERIVRLGFEVRLELRNAATGDQFAAQVTRGDAAALRLTEGETVYARATRIPDLPTS, encoded by the coding sequence ATGATCACCGTGACCAACGCGCGCAAGAACTACGGTTCCTTCGCCGCGCTCGACGATGTCACCATCGACATCCCCTCCGGCGAACTCACCGCCCTGCTCGGCCCGTCGGGGTCGGGCAAGTCGACGCTGCTGCGCTCGATCGCGGGCCTGGAGTCGCTGGACTCCGGGATCGTGATGATCGCCGGCAACGATGTCACCCACGTGCCACCGCAGAAGCGTGACATCGGCTTCGTGTTCCAGCACTACGCCGCGTTCAAGCACATGACGGTGCGCGACAACGTGGCCTTCGGCCTGACCATCCGCAAGCGGCCGAAGAAGGAGATCGACAAGCGCGTCGACGAACTGCTCGGCATCGTCGGGCTCGACGGGTTCCAGCACCGCTACCCGGCCCAGCTCTCGGGCGGTCAGCGCCAGCGCATGGCGCTGGCTCGCGCGCTGGCCGTCGACCCGCAGGTGCTGCTGCTCGACGAGCCCTTCGGCGCGCTCGACGCCAAGGTGCGCACCGATCTGCGCCAGTGGCTGCGCAGGCTGCACGACGAGGTCCACGTGACCACGGTGCTGGTGACCCACGACCAGGAGGAGGCGCTCGACGTCGCCGACCGGATCGCGGTGATGAACAAGGGCCGCATCGAGCAGGTCGGTTCGCCCGAGGACGTCTACGACCGCCCGGCCAACGAGTTCGTGATGTCGTTTCTCGGCGCGGTCGCGCGGCTCAACGGGCATCTGGTCCGTCCGCACGACATCCGGGTGGGCCGTGATCCCAGCATGGCGCTGGCCGAGCACGAGGGCACCGCGGATTCGGCCGGTGTCACCAGGGCCACCGTGGAACGCATCGTGCGCTTGGGCTTCGAGGTGCGGCTGGAACTGCGCAATGCCGCCACCGGCGACCAGTTCGCCGCCCAGGTGACTCGCGGCGACGCCGCGGCGTTGCGGCTGACCGAGGGCGAGACGGTCTACGCGCGCGCCACCCGCATCCCGGATCTGCCGACCAGCTGA
- a CDS encoding M48 family metallopeptidase, whose translation MTMAPDRVRVRLPEISTRAWEHPADRTALVTLRSLSGFDTVLRALSGLLRERQHRLLYLATAVRVDERQFRTLHELRADCVGVLDAPTTPEMFVLQDPSVNAFTIGMDKPFIVLTTGLLELMDTEELRFVVGHELGHALSGHAVYRTMLMHLMRLSASVGWMPVGGWALRAIVAALMEWSRKSELSGDRAGLLCCQDVEASVRVHMKTAGGAWLTEMNHGAFLDQADDYMRSGDLRDGVLKLLNLELQTHPFSVLRAAELRRWIQSGEYDRILGGSYPRRDSDRNARISDEVKEAARTYRESFDQSDDMFVRTVRDLGRDVGSAVNTVGQEVGRTVSDLGKRFDDWRKN comes from the coding sequence ATGACCATGGCTCCAGACCGCGTTCGCGTGCGTTTGCCGGAGATCAGCACGCGTGCCTGGGAGCACCCGGCCGACCGCACCGCACTGGTGACGCTGCGCTCACTCAGCGGCTTCGACACGGTGCTGCGCGCACTGTCGGGACTGCTGCGCGAACGTCAGCACCGGCTGCTGTACCTGGCAACCGCTGTGCGCGTCGACGAACGGCAGTTCCGCACCCTGCACGAGTTGCGGGCGGATTGTGTCGGCGTGCTCGACGCGCCGACCACACCGGAGATGTTCGTCCTGCAGGACCCGTCGGTGAACGCCTTCACCATCGGCATGGACAAGCCGTTCATCGTGCTCACCACCGGCCTGCTCGAACTGATGGACACCGAGGAGCTGCGCTTCGTCGTCGGCCACGAGCTCGGCCACGCTCTGTCCGGGCACGCGGTGTACCGCACGATGCTCATGCACCTGATGCGGCTGTCGGCCTCGGTCGGCTGGATGCCGGTCGGCGGCTGGGCACTGCGCGCGATCGTGGCGGCGCTGATGGAGTGGAGCCGCAAGTCCGAACTGTCCGGCGACCGCGCCGGCCTGCTGTGCTGCCAGGATGTCGAGGCCTCGGTGCGGGTGCACATGAAGACCGCGGGCGGCGCCTGGCTGACCGAGATGAACCACGGCGCGTTCCTCGACCAGGCCGACGACTACATGCGCTCGGGCGACCTGCGCGACGGCGTCCTCAAACTGCTCAACCTGGAACTGCAGACGCACCCCTTCTCGGTCCTGCGCGCCGCCGAACTCCGCCGCTGGATCCAGTCCGGCGAGTACGACCGCATCCTCGGCGGCAGCTACCCCCGCCGCGACTCCGACCGCAACGCCCGCATCAGCGACGAGGTCAAGGAAGCCGCCCGCACCTACCGCGAATCCTTCGACCAGTCCGACGACATGTTCGTCCGCACCGTCCGCGACCTCGGCCGCGACGTGGGATCAGCCGTCAACACCGTCGGCCAGGAAGTAGGCCGCACAGTATCCGACCTCGGCAAACGCTTCGACGACTGGCGCAAGAACTAG
- the cysT gene encoding sulfate ABC transporter permease subunit CysT: MNLEKSATTAPPKPRGPRGSWLRVTGSVGPLGIAIAVLWLSLIVLLPLAALTVSSFEDGWSGFWDAVTAPAALESLRITIGVSVVVAVVNLFMGTLIAWVLVRDEFPGKGIVNALIDLPFALPTIVASIVLLSLYGPSSPFDIHLNATQPGLVIALAFVTLPFVVRSVQPVLIEVDREVEQAALSLGAGNWITFRRIVLPTLTPAIISGGGLAFARAIGEYGSVVLIGGNIPRETQVTSQYIQQQIEVDRPVNAAAVSVALLAVAFATLLVLRLLAERTARKEEAAR; the protein is encoded by the coding sequence GTGAACCTGGAGAAATCGGCGACCACCGCGCCGCCGAAGCCCCGCGGCCCGCGAGGGTCGTGGTTGCGGGTGACCGGCTCGGTCGGTCCGCTCGGCATCGCCATCGCGGTGCTGTGGCTCAGCCTCATCGTGCTGTTGCCGCTGGCGGCGCTCACCGTCAGCTCGTTCGAGGACGGCTGGTCCGGCTTCTGGGACGCGGTCACCGCACCCGCGGCGCTGGAGTCGCTGCGGATCACCATCGGGGTGTCGGTGGTGGTCGCGGTGGTCAACCTCTTCATGGGCACCCTGATTGCCTGGGTGCTCGTGCGTGACGAGTTCCCCGGCAAGGGAATCGTCAACGCGCTGATCGATCTGCCGTTCGCGCTGCCGACGATCGTCGCCTCGATCGTGCTGCTCTCGCTCTACGGCCCGAGCAGTCCTTTCGACATCCACCTCAACGCCACCCAGCCCGGCCTGGTGATCGCCCTGGCGTTCGTGACCCTGCCTTTCGTGGTGCGGTCGGTGCAGCCGGTGCTGATCGAGGTCGACCGTGAGGTGGAACAGGCCGCGCTCTCACTCGGTGCCGGCAACTGGATCACCTTCCGCCGGATCGTGCTGCCGACGCTGACGCCCGCGATCATCTCCGGCGGCGGCCTGGCCTTCGCCAGGGCGATCGGTGAATACGGCTCGGTGGTGCTGATCGGCGGCAACATCCCGCGCGAGACGCAGGTGACCTCGCAGTACATCCAGCAGCAGATCGAGGTCGACCGGCCGGTCAACGCGGCCGCGGTATCGGTGGCGCTGCTCGCCGTCGCGTTCGCCACGCTGTTGGTACTGCGCCTGCTGGCCGAGCGGACCGCGCGCAAGGAAGAGGCCGCTCGATGA
- a CDS encoding AurF N-oxygenase family protein, whose translation MSAPTTPDVDPVVAEAQAYAEKLLMLSEASVDRHFDPFEDIDWDNPDFDPDCKPERWILVTSADPIGRHPWYQSLPQDVKIEIGKVRQANVAKVGLQFEAILIIGMMQHIFNLKNNDPEFRYCSHEMIEEHNHTLMFQEMVNRVADVPGMNPLVRQLRHLASPGGALFPNFFFMAVLAGEEPIDHIQKDILRSGDDIHPIMRGVMAIHVAEEARHISFAHEFLKKNVPAQRPFNKFVLSIAMPIIMFILGRAIATPPKTFFKQFDMPKEVRKELFYGSKEAKQVFADYFIDVRALAEEIGLMNPVAKRVWKLLGIDGPSSRYRSEPKRSVKHAVA comes from the coding sequence ATGTCTGCGCCCACCACCCCTGACGTCGATCCTGTAGTCGCCGAGGCTCAGGCGTACGCCGAGAAGTTGCTGATGCTTTCCGAGGCATCGGTCGACCGCCACTTCGACCCGTTCGAGGACATCGACTGGGACAACCCGGACTTCGACCCGGACTGCAAGCCGGAGCGCTGGATCCTGGTCACCTCGGCCGACCCGATCGGTCGCCACCCCTGGTACCAGTCCCTGCCGCAGGACGTCAAGATCGAGATCGGCAAGGTCCGCCAGGCCAATGTGGCCAAGGTCGGCCTGCAGTTCGAGGCCATCCTGATCATCGGGATGATGCAGCACATCTTCAACCTGAAGAACAACGACCCGGAGTTCCGGTACTGCTCGCACGAGATGATCGAAGAGCACAACCACACTCTGATGTTCCAGGAGATGGTCAACCGCGTCGCCGACGTGCCGGGCATGAACCCGCTCGTGCGTCAGCTGCGCCACCTGGCCTCGCCCGGCGGTGCGCTGTTCCCGAACTTCTTCTTCATGGCCGTGCTCGCCGGCGAGGAGCCGATCGACCACATCCAGAAGGACATCCTGCGCTCGGGCGACGACATCCACCCGATCATGCGCGGCGTGATGGCGATCCACGTGGCCGAGGAAGCTCGCCACATCTCCTTCGCCCACGAGTTCCTGAAGAAGAACGTGCCCGCCCAGCGGCCGTTCAACAAGTTCGTGCTGTCGATCGCGATGCCGATCATCATGTTCATCCTCGGCCGGGCGATCGCGACCCCGCCGAAGACCTTCTTCAAGCAGTTCGACATGCCGAAGGAAGTGCGCAAGGAGCTGTTCTACGGCTCCAAGGAGGCCAAGCAGGTCTTCGCCGACTACTTCATCGACGTGCGCGCGCTCGCCGAGGAGATCGGTCTGATGAACCCGGTGGCCAAGCGGGTCTGGAAGCTGCTCGGTATCGACGGCCCGTCGAGCCGGTACCGCTCGGAGCCCAAGCGCTCCGTCAAGCACGCAGTCGCTTGA
- a CDS encoding SDR family NAD(P)-dependent oxidoreductase — MSTRFADQVVLVTGAGSGIGKAVALRVATEGAAVVLGSRGKDQGEQVAEQIRAAGGRALFIPTDVTVEDEVERLTQSALTAFGRLDAAFNNAGAINAFGTVAEIDTAAWHADLALNLTGVFHGLRHQVPAITASGGGAILNNASNLGVVGMASVSGYVAAKHGVVGLTKSVALETASSGVRVNAILSGAVETPAFRASMGATPEGEAAIAALHPIGRIAQPDEIAALCAFLLSTEASFITGAAVAVDGGFTAQ, encoded by the coding sequence ATGTCCACTCGTTTCGCCGACCAGGTCGTCCTCGTCACCGGAGCCGGTTCCGGCATCGGCAAGGCGGTGGCGCTGCGGGTCGCGACCGAGGGCGCTGCCGTCGTGCTCGGCTCGCGGGGCAAGGATCAGGGCGAGCAGGTCGCCGAGCAGATCCGCGCCGCAGGCGGGCGCGCGCTGTTCATCCCCACCGATGTCACCGTGGAGGACGAGGTCGAGCGCCTCACCCAGAGCGCCCTCACCGCCTTCGGCAGGCTCGACGCGGCGTTCAACAACGCGGGCGCGATCAACGCCTTCGGTACGGTGGCCGAGATCGACACCGCCGCATGGCATGCCGACCTCGCCCTGAACCTGACCGGGGTCTTCCACGGCCTGCGCCACCAGGTACCGGCGATCACGGCCTCCGGTGGCGGCGCGATCCTCAACAACGCCTCCAACCTCGGCGTCGTCGGCATGGCATCGGTCTCGGGGTATGTGGCGGCCAAGCACGGCGTCGTCGGGCTCACCAAGTCGGTGGCGCTCGAGACCGCGTCGTCGGGCGTGCGGGTCAACGCGATCCTCTCCGGCGCGGTCGAGACCCCGGCTTTCCGCGCCTCGATGGGCGCGACACCGGAGGGCGAGGCGGCGATCGCGGCGCTGCACCCGATCGGGCGGATCGCGCAGCCCGACGAGATCGCGGCGCTGTGCGCGTTCCTGCTCAGCACCGAGGCCTCCTTCATCACCGGCGCCGCGGTCGCCGTGGACGGCGGCTTCACCGCGCAGTAG
- a CDS encoding Ms4533A family Cys-rich leader peptide, with protein sequence MSSSVAPQIRHELALIAVGDLAVADILCR encoded by the coding sequence GTGTCGTCGAGTGTTGCCCCGCAGATCCGCCATGAATTGGCGTTGATCGCTGTCGGCGACCTCGCGGTCGCGGACATCCTCTGTCGATGA
- a CDS encoding FAD-dependent oxidoreductase — MPYVVTQSCCSDASCVYACPVNCIHPTPDEPDFLTAEMLYVDPAACVDCGACATACPVDAITSSKKLTHEQKPFIEINADFYRVQRDRPTLAPPVMPPSIDTKRSPLRVAIVGSGPSAMYAADELLTQPGVSVTMFDRLPQAYGLARLGVAPDHQRTRKVADLFDVMSKQEDFGTYLDVEIGKHISHADLLEHFHGVVYAVGASSDRKLNIPGEGLPGNVSATDFVAWYNGHPEHADDTFDLDQKRVVIVGNGNVALDVARILTVDPATLAGTDIAPYALKALRESKIEEVVVLGRRGPAESAFTVPEFVGLLAADIDIAIDGELPEVTPELSYKVEQKLRLLHSVATRPFGERRRIVFRYLSSPVEIVGTDTVTGVRVERNELVADADGRVGAVATGDIELVEAGVVLTSVGYRGVPTKDLPFDDERGVIPNEHGRVLTAPGGEIVPGTYVAGWIKRGPSGFIGTNKSCAQETVQQLADDFNNGKLSEPARDAQDFDRLVRARRPEARAGGAVAPRVRPLRRLLARS; from the coding sequence ATGCCCTACGTCGTTACCCAGTCATGCTGTAGTGACGCCTCGTGTGTCTACGCGTGCCCGGTGAACTGTATTCATCCGACCCCGGATGAGCCGGACTTCCTGACCGCGGAGATGCTCTACGTCGATCCGGCGGCCTGTGTGGACTGTGGTGCCTGCGCCACGGCCTGCCCGGTCGACGCGATCACCTCGTCGAAGAAGCTGACCCACGAACAGAAGCCCTTTATCGAGATCAACGCCGATTTCTACCGGGTTCAGCGGGACCGGCCGACGCTGGCCCCTCCGGTGATGCCCCCGTCGATCGACACCAAGCGGTCGCCGCTGCGGGTCGCGATCGTCGGGTCGGGCCCGTCGGCGATGTACGCCGCCGACGAGCTGCTGACCCAGCCCGGTGTCTCGGTCACGATGTTCGACCGGCTGCCGCAGGCCTACGGTCTGGCCCGGCTCGGCGTCGCGCCCGATCACCAGCGCACACGCAAGGTCGCCGACCTGTTCGACGTGATGTCGAAGCAGGAGGACTTCGGTACCTACCTCGATGTCGAGATCGGCAAGCACATCAGTCATGCCGATCTGCTCGAGCACTTCCACGGTGTGGTCTACGCGGTCGGCGCGTCCTCGGATCGCAAGCTGAACATCCCGGGCGAGGGTCTGCCGGGCAATGTGTCGGCCACCGACTTCGTGGCCTGGTACAACGGCCATCCCGAGCACGCCGATGACACCTTCGATCTGGACCAGAAGCGGGTGGTGATCGTCGGCAACGGCAACGTCGCCCTCGACGTGGCCCGCATCCTGACCGTCGATCCGGCCACGCTGGCCGGTACCGACATCGCGCCCTACGCGCTGAAGGCCTTGCGCGAGAGCAAGATCGAAGAGGTCGTGGTCCTGGGCCGCCGCGGCCCGGCCGAGTCGGCGTTCACGGTGCCCGAGTTCGTCGGCCTGCTGGCCGCCGACATCGACATCGCGATCGACGGCGAGCTGCCCGAGGTCACCCCGGAGCTGTCCTACAAGGTCGAGCAGAAGCTGCGCCTGCTGCACAGCGTCGCGACCCGGCCGTTCGGTGAGCGCAGGCGGATCGTGTTCCGTTACCTGTCCTCGCCGGTGGAGATCGTCGGCACCGACACGGTGACCGGTGTGCGGGTCGAGCGCAACGAGCTGGTCGCCGATGCCGACGGTCGCGTCGGTGCGGTGGCGACCGGGGACATCGAGCTGGTGGAGGCCGGTGTCGTGCTGACCTCCGTCGGCTACCGCGGTGTGCCGACCAAGGATCTGCCCTTCGATGACGAGCGCGGCGTGATCCCGAACGAGCACGGCCGCGTGCTCACCGCTCCCGGCGGCGAGATCGTGCCCGGCACCTATGTGGCCGGCTGGATCAAGCGTGGTCCGAGCGGCTTCATCGGCACCAACAAGTCCTGTGCGCAGGAGACGGTGCAGCAGCTCGCCGACGATTTCAACAACGGCAAGCTGAGTGAGCCCGCGCGCGACGCACAGGATTTCGACCGCCTGGTGCGCGCCCGCCGTCCGGAGGCCCGCGCCGGCGGTGCGGTGGCACCGCGGGTGCGACCGTTGCGGCGGCTGCTCGCGCGCAGCTAG
- the cysW gene encoding sulfate ABC transporter permease subunit CysW, whose product MKLSALTRISLRTVALGYLFILLVLPLVIILLRTFERGIGAFIDSITTPAAISAFQLSMIIVAIVVPLNVVFGVITALALVRSKFPGRSLLQGIVDLPFAVSPVVVGVALILLWGAGGWFGGLESLGFQVIFSLPGMVIATIFVTLPFVVREVEPVLHEIGDDQEQAAATLGATGWQTFWRITLPAIRWGLTYGVVLTVARALGEFGAVIMVSTAMPGESQTLTLLVHGRYIDDHNDFGAYSAATLLMGMALVVLLLMTLLERKRGPE is encoded by the coding sequence ATGAAGCTGTCGGCACTGACCAGGATCTCGCTGCGCACCGTCGCACTGGGCTACCTGTTCATCCTGCTGGTGCTGCCGCTGGTCATCATCCTGCTGCGCACCTTCGAACGCGGGATCGGCGCGTTCATCGACTCGATCACCACGCCCGCGGCGATCTCGGCGTTCCAGCTGTCGATGATCATCGTGGCCATCGTGGTGCCGTTGAACGTGGTCTTCGGTGTGATCACCGCGCTGGCGCTGGTGCGCAGCAAGTTCCCGGGGCGCAGTCTGTTGCAGGGCATCGTCGACCTGCCGTTCGCGGTGTCGCCGGTGGTCGTGGGTGTGGCGCTGATCCTGCTCTGGGGTGCGGGTGGATGGTTCGGCGGGTTGGAATCCCTCGGGTTCCAGGTGATCTTCAGTTTGCCGGGCATGGTGATCGCCACCATCTTCGTGACATTGCCGTTCGTGGTGCGCGAGGTGGAACCGGTGCTGCACGAGATCGGCGACGATCAGGAGCAGGCCGCGGCCACCCTCGGCGCCACGGGGTGGCAGACCTTCTGGCGGATCACTCTGCCCGCAATCCGCTGGGGCCTCACCTATGGTGTCGTGCTCACCGTGGCCCGCGCGCTCGGCGAGTTCGGCGCGGTGATCATGGTCTCGACCGCGATGCCGGGCGAGTCTCAGACGCTGACCCTGCTGGTGCACGGTCGCTACATCGATGATCACAACGACTTCGGCGCCTACAGTGCGGCGACACTGCTGATGGGCATGGCCCTGGTAGTCCTTCTCCTGATGACTCTTCTCGAACGCAAGCGGGGCCCCGAATGA